A genomic window from Glaciihabitans sp. INWT7 includes:
- a CDS encoding GNAT family N-acetyltransferase, which translates to MTVLRIADAAAAAIGFTSDSIAGQEASPLLSASTLDPDLAAQSALARYLDETPHSSGWVALDDSGSAVAVLAAQLELADENHPGYTYMPPAYAYVPLSCWGVSSAYDGEKFLPQLVEQVAKDARELGIHRLLVQTRPHDWVAGGLWRQLGLMPDTILAGRRSTPPLAVSDDIDIRTVTGDDEDALVSLAFEEHDYHALNTGTGTRANQVVGPTRRAVREWIDDQAAGTDNAFVAVNAAGQVVGSIALHTVTLPSESPGRNYYPALYGYIGLTSVTAEARGHGVGRALTARALTTFAARGIEHVLLHYVDDNSLSRPFWNRMGFSPLVVTLGGDIL; encoded by the coding sequence ATGACCGTGCTGAGGATCGCTGACGCGGCCGCTGCGGCCATAGGGTTCACTTCCGATTCCATCGCGGGGCAGGAGGCATCCCCACTCCTGTCCGCATCGACGCTCGATCCGGACCTCGCGGCACAAAGTGCCCTGGCACGATATCTCGACGAGACACCCCATTCCTCTGGCTGGGTTGCCCTCGACGACTCCGGTTCGGCTGTTGCCGTGCTCGCGGCACAGCTTGAACTCGCCGACGAGAACCATCCCGGCTATACCTATATGCCCCCGGCCTATGCCTACGTTCCGCTGTCGTGTTGGGGTGTGTCCTCTGCGTACGACGGAGAAAAATTTCTGCCGCAGCTGGTTGAACAGGTCGCGAAAGACGCTCGCGAACTGGGCATCCATCGACTGCTCGTTCAGACCCGGCCCCACGATTGGGTTGCCGGCGGCCTGTGGCGGCAGTTGGGGTTGATGCCCGACACCATCCTCGCCGGCCGCCGCTCCACTCCGCCGCTCGCTGTCAGCGACGACATCGATATTCGCACGGTGACGGGAGACGATGAGGACGCCCTGGTGAGTCTTGCGTTCGAGGAGCACGATTACCATGCGCTCAACACGGGAACCGGCACGCGCGCTAACCAGGTTGTGGGGCCGACTCGGCGGGCGGTGCGGGAATGGATTGACGATCAGGCGGCCGGCACCGACAACGCGTTCGTCGCGGTGAACGCGGCGGGTCAGGTGGTGGGCAGTATCGCGCTGCACACGGTCACGCTGCCCTCAGAATCCCCGGGCCGGAACTACTACCCGGCCCTGTACGGCTACATCGGCCTGACGAGCGTCACCGCAGAAGCCCGAGGCCACGGTGTCGGCCGGGCACTCACCGCGCGGGCACTCACAACCTTCGCCGCACGCGGTATCGAACACGTGCTGTTGCACTACGTCGACGACAACAGTCTCTCTCGCCCATTCTGGAACAGAATGGGTTTCTCTCCGCTGGTCGTAACCCTCGGCGGCGACATTCTCTGA
- the ykgO gene encoding type B 50S ribosomal protein L36: protein MKVRNSLRALKKMPGAQIVRRRGRTFVINKLNPRFKARQG from the coding sequence GTGAAAGTTCGCAACTCCCTCAGAGCTTTGAAGAAAATGCCCGGCGCCCAGATCGTGCGTCGACGCGGCAGAACTTTCGTGATCAACAAACTGAACCCACGATTCAAAGCCCGCCAGGGATGA